From Saprospiraceae bacterium, one genomic window encodes:
- a CDS encoding class I SAM-dependent methyltransferase: MSQWFIHFNALAKGFILRLQLHIVLGWLEKPLSFFANLMSLSRWASRQDRKNIKNDFYNNHRDYSRRLELYKYVSDQQDLASQKIIYLEFGVFEGHSFRWWLQENKNPESQFIGFDTFEGLPEHWGMFFGKGTLMANIPEVQDSRASFIKGLFQDTLPNFIQQHESLKSTRKIIHLDADLFSSTLFTLASLHPFLKSGDVILFDEFNVPMHEFRAMKIMEEAFYFKPKLIGAVNNYYQTAFMVE; the protein is encoded by the coding sequence ATGAGCCAATGGTTTATTCATTTTAATGCCTTGGCAAAAGGTTTTATTCTCAGGCTTCAATTGCACATTGTATTGGGCTGGTTGGAAAAACCGCTATCATTTTTTGCCAACCTGATGAGCCTTTCGCGCTGGGCTTCCAGGCAAGATCGGAAAAATATTAAGAATGATTTTTACAATAACCATCGGGATTACTCCAGACGATTGGAATTGTATAAATATGTATCTGATCAACAGGATCTGGCTTCTCAAAAAATAATCTATTTGGAATTCGGAGTCTTTGAAGGACATTCATTTCGCTGGTGGCTGCAAGAAAATAAAAATCCGGAAAGTCAATTTATAGGCTTTGATACGTTTGAAGGATTGCCGGAACACTGGGGCATGTTTTTTGGAAAGGGGACCTTGATGGCCAACATTCCGGAAGTGCAGGACAGTCGCGCCAGTTTTATCAAAGGCCTTTTTCAAGACACACTTCCAAATTTTATCCAACAGCACGAATCGCTAAAATCCACCCGAAAAATCATTCACCTCGACGCAGATTTATTTTCCTCCACTTTATTTACCTTGGCCAGTCTGCATCCCTTTTTAAAATCAGGAGACGTCATTTTATTTGATGAATTTAATGTGCCGATGCACGAATTTAGAGCCATGAAAATCATGGAAGAAGCATTTTATTTCAAGCCAAAATTAATTGGAGCGGTCAATAATTATTATCAGACGGCTTTTATGGTGGAATAA
- a CDS encoding amidophosphoribosyltransferase, producing the protein MSDQIKHECGLALVRLLQPLEYYHNKYGTAFYGLQKLNLLLQKQRNRGQDGAGLATIKLGVSPGQKYISRRRSNSSNYLQDLFESVYKHFKDLPEHQLNDPAWLKANKPFTGELLLGHLRYGTHGDNSIETVHPFIRENNWISRNLVVAGNFNLTNITELFDKLVSLGQYPKVMSDTVTVMEKIGHFLDEEVQHLFNWYKPEGYNQMEINPLIFDHLNIARVLKKAAKKFDGGYVMAGMIGHGDAFILRDPNGIRPAFYYQDDEIVAVASERPALQTALGVRRTDIQEISPGSALIIKHHGEVKQEYCIEPGKKLSCSFERIYFSRGNDYDIYQERKNLGRQLVPSVLKAVDYDLENTVFSYIPNTSETAFYGLTEGLHDYLNEKKTQDILKLSTNADKDQITRILSQKPRIEKLVVKDEKMRTFIANDQIRGGLVSHVYDVTYGIVKNHKDTLVVLDDSIVRGTTLRDSIIKILHTLKPAKIIVVSSAPQIRFPDCYGIDMSQLGKFVAFNALVELLQEDGKEYLLDEAYDRCVFENGKAFEEIQNGMIDLYKLYSYEAISKKIAKILTPKNIGIPVDIIFQTLEGLHKACPEHKGDWYFSGNYPTPGGNRVVNNAFINYMQKKEVRAY; encoded by the coding sequence ATGAGCGACCAAATCAAACATGAATGCGGACTTGCATTGGTCCGGCTTCTCCAACCCCTCGAATATTACCATAACAAATACGGTACGGCCTTCTACGGTCTGCAAAAACTGAATCTTTTGTTGCAAAAGCAACGCAACAGAGGTCAGGACGGTGCTGGTTTGGCAACCATCAAACTGGGGGTAAGTCCGGGCCAAAAGTACATCTCCCGCAGAAGGAGCAATTCTTCCAACTACCTGCAGGATCTGTTTGAATCCGTTTATAAGCATTTCAAGGATCTGCCGGAACACCAACTCAATGATCCCGCCTGGCTCAAAGCCAATAAACCCTTTACAGGGGAATTGCTTTTAGGCCATCTCAGATATGGCACACACGGTGACAATTCAATCGAAACCGTCCATCCATTTATTCGGGAAAACAACTGGATCAGCCGCAATCTTGTGGTGGCCGGTAATTTCAATCTCACCAACATCACCGAACTCTTTGACAAGTTGGTCAGTCTGGGTCAATACCCAAAAGTGATGTCTGATACGGTGACCGTGATGGAGAAAATCGGACATTTCCTCGACGAAGAAGTGCAGCATCTTTTCAATTGGTACAAACCGGAAGGTTACAATCAAATGGAAATCAACCCTCTGATATTTGATCATCTCAACATAGCCAGGGTCTTAAAAAAAGCCGCTAAAAAATTTGATGGGGGGTATGTGATGGCAGGTATGATTGGGCACGGTGATGCCTTTATCCTACGCGATCCCAATGGGATCAGACCTGCATTTTACTATCAGGATGATGAGATTGTTGCAGTTGCCTCCGAACGTCCGGCTTTGCAAACAGCCTTGGGTGTTAGGCGAACCGATATTCAGGAAATCAGTCCGGGCAGTGCATTGATTATCAAACACCACGGCGAGGTTAAGCAGGAATATTGCATAGAACCGGGCAAAAAATTATCCTGTTCCTTTGAGCGGATTTATTTCAGCAGAGGTAATGATTACGACATTTATCAGGAGAGAAAAAATTTGGGTCGCCAATTGGTTCCTTCTGTGCTGAAAGCCGTGGATTACGATCTTGAAAATACTGTTTTTTCCTATATTCCAAACACTTCTGAAACCGCATTCTATGGTCTGACAGAAGGTTTGCACGATTATCTCAATGAAAAGAAAACTCAGGACATCCTCAAGCTTAGCACCAATGCGGACAAAGATCAAATCACGCGGATACTTTCACAAAAACCACGGATCGAAAAACTGGTGGTCAAGGACGAAAAAATGCGGACTTTCATAGCCAATGATCAAATCCGGGGGGGATTGGTCTCGCATGTGTACGATGTGACCTACGGTATTGTCAAAAACCACAAGGATACTTTGGTGGTACTGGATGATTCAATTGTCAGAGGTACCACACTCAGAGACAGCATTATTAAAATCCTTCACACCCTCAAACCTGCCAAAATCATCGTGGTATCCTCTGCTCCTCAAATACGCTTTCCGGATTGTTACGGCATAGACATGTCCCAATTGGGAAAATTTGTCGCTTTTAACGCTTTGGTCGAGCTGCTTCAGGAAGATGGAAAGGAATATTTATTGGATGAAGCTTACGATCGTTGCGTTTTTGAAAATGGAAAAGCATTTGAAGAAATTCAAAACGGGATGATTGATTTGTACAAGCTCTATTCTTACGAAGCCATTTCCAAAAAAATCGCAAAAATACTGACCCCAAAAAACATAGGAATTCCGGTGGATATTATTTTTCAAACGCTGGAAGGGCTGCACAAAGCATGCCCCGAGCACAAAGGAGACTGGTATTTTTCAGGAAACTACCCTACACCCGGAGGTAATCGCGTAGTCAACAATGCATTCATTAACTATATGCAGAAAAAGGAAGTTCGCGCTTATTAA
- the mutL gene encoding DNA mismatch repair endonuclease MutL yields MADLIKLLPDGVVNQIAAGEVIQRPSSVVKELLDNAIDSGATEIKLLVKEAGKLLILVQDNGCGMSPADARMAFERHATSKIRTSNDLFGIRTMGFRGEAMASMAAVAEVELKTKRAEDAVGTRILISDSKVRIQEPCACIDGTQVSVQHLFYSVPARKKFLKSDSVELRHIHDEFVSLVLAHPEISWSYNNGNNEVYNLSSGGLKQRIAGIFGKKYLEELISLEQDTEVVGIRGFIGSPVLARKSRGEQFLYINRRPIKNHYLNHAISSAYEELLAYGNYPFYVLFLEMDSQKIDINVHPTKQEIKFEDERLIYNFLKVSVKYALGKSVLTPGLDFDNASPGLDQMIGGGNSLMRRTFESAPPSSKANWKDLAFPAADRDTVQKREETIFNGQDPTIGQGIFASSSGLDNHCIQIYDSYILLPNANGLLFIDQQAAHERILYESYLKNMKDQTFEKHRLLFPQTMHLNKSDAELMQQMMPQLNAVGFDIEDFGTGSFIVHAMPAMLEGKFNEITIIKATLEEYKSNLEFDLSPSENAARSLAKSCAIRKGRPMGQEEMSLLVEQLFLCDAPQISPFGKRTSFQIKMSDFKKNFYAL; encoded by the coding sequence ATGGCCGATCTCATTAAGTTATTACCCGATGGGGTGGTCAATCAGATTGCAGCGGGAGAAGTGATTCAACGACCTTCCTCTGTGGTTAAGGAATTGTTGGACAATGCCATCGATTCAGGTGCCACTGAAATCAAACTTCTGGTAAAAGAAGCCGGCAAATTGCTAATCCTGGTCCAGGACAATGGTTGCGGGATGAGCCCAGCAGATGCCCGAATGGCTTTTGAGCGGCATGCTACTTCCAAAATCAGGACATCCAATGATCTTTTTGGGATCCGCACCATGGGATTCAGAGGCGAAGCCATGGCATCCATGGCTGCTGTGGCTGAAGTGGAATTAAAGACCAAACGGGCTGAAGATGCTGTAGGGACCAGAATCTTGATATCGGATTCAAAAGTAAGAATTCAGGAGCCTTGTGCCTGCATTGACGGGACTCAGGTTTCAGTACAACATTTGTTTTATTCTGTTCCTGCCAGAAAGAAATTTCTGAAGTCTGATTCGGTCGAATTGAGACACATACATGATGAATTTGTTTCTCTGGTGCTTGCCCACCCCGAGATTTCCTGGAGTTATAACAATGGCAACAATGAAGTGTATAATTTGTCTTCCGGTGGATTGAAGCAGAGAATCGCAGGGATCTTTGGAAAAAAATACCTGGAAGAACTTATCAGTTTAGAACAGGATACCGAAGTCGTGGGCATTCGTGGATTTATTGGAAGTCCCGTCCTCGCTAGAAAATCCAGGGGAGAGCAATTTCTTTACATCAACCGAAGACCCATCAAAAATCACTATCTCAACCACGCCATCTCCTCTGCTTATGAAGAACTCCTGGCCTATGGCAATTATCCCTTTTATGTTTTGTTTTTGGAAATGGATTCACAGAAAATTGACATCAATGTGCATCCCACCAAACAGGAGATCAAGTTTGAAGACGAGCGCTTGATTTATAATTTTTTAAAGGTTTCTGTCAAATACGCACTTGGAAAAAGTGTTCTTACACCCGGTCTTGATTTTGACAACGCCAGCCCTGGACTGGATCAAATGATTGGTGGTGGAAACTCCCTTATGAGAAGGACTTTCGAATCAGCGCCACCTTCGTCAAAAGCCAACTGGAAAGATCTTGCTTTTCCCGCGGCGGACAGGGATACCGTTCAAAAGCGTGAGGAAACTATATTTAATGGTCAAGACCCAACCATTGGACAAGGTATTTTTGCATCCAGTTCCGGTTTGGACAATCACTGCATCCAGATTTACGATTCATACATCCTTTTGCCCAATGCCAATGGGCTTTTATTTATTGATCAACAGGCTGCCCACGAGAGAATTCTCTATGAATCTTACCTGAAGAACATGAAGGACCAAACATTTGAAAAACATCGATTGCTTTTTCCGCAAACCATGCACCTCAACAAAAGCGACGCAGAACTCATGCAACAGATGATGCCACAACTCAATGCCGTTGGATTTGACATTGAAGATTTTGGAACAGGCTCCTTCATAGTGCACGCCATGCCTGCGATGCTGGAAGGTAAATTCAATGAAATCACTATCATCAAAGCGACTCTGGAGGAATACAAGTCCAATTTGGAATTTGATCTCAGCCCAAGTGAAAATGCGGCCCGCTCCCTGGCCAAATCTTGTGCCATCCGAAAAGGAAGACCCATGGGGCAGGAGGAAATGAGCTTGTTGGTGGAACAACTTTTTTTATGCGATGCACCACAGATAAGCCCATTCGGAAAGCGCACCAGCTTTCAGATTAAAATGTCAGATTTTAAGAAAAATTTTTATGCCTTATGA
- a CDS encoding rhomboid family intramembrane serine protease: MMPITDAVKYLLLINVLMFAGTNMLMGSDKYILALFYPESDYFKPWQVVTHLFMHANLSHLMFNMLSLFFIGPLMEKTLGTQRFLSFYFLCGFGGAFLHTLIKWYLIHYMGNYEEAGIPALGASGAIFGLFIGLAYFYPNLEMYLMFIPVPVKAKYIAFVLIAVDLFLGVGGFKTGVAHFGHLGGALFGFLMLYKFYRPR, translated from the coding sequence ATGATGCCTATCACCGATGCAGTTAAGTATTTGCTATTGATCAATGTTCTGATGTTTGCTGGCACCAACATGCTGATGGGAAGCGACAAATACATTCTGGCTTTGTTTTATCCGGAAAGCGATTATTTTAAACCCTGGCAGGTGGTCACCCACCTCTTTATGCACGCCAATCTATCCCATCTGATGTTCAACATGCTCTCCTTATTTTTTATAGGACCGCTCATGGAAAAAACATTGGGCACCCAGCGATTTTTGAGCTTTTATTTTTTGTGTGGATTTGGAGGAGCCTTTCTTCACACCCTGATCAAATGGTATCTCATTCATTATATGGGAAATTACGAAGAAGCAGGAATTCCGGCGCTTGGAGCATCCGGTGCGATTTTCGGATTATTTATTGGCTTGGCCTATTTTTACCCCAATCTGGAAATGTATCTGATGTTTATTCCGGTTCCCGTCAAGGCCAAATACATTGCCTTTGTCCTGATTGCTGTGGATCTATTTTTGGGTGTAGGAGGATTTAAAACCGGTGTAGCCCATTTTGGTCATCTCGGCGGAGCTTTGTTTGGTTTTTTAATGTTGTATAAATTTTACAGACCGCGTTAG
- a CDS encoding rhomboid family intramembrane serine protease: MFEELGKDIKYQIRTGGIITRLILFCILIFFLLNLLRSYYMISDRGVDTGDFNLLLKYVAMSSDPKFVLLHPWVLITHLFVHMGLFHLLWNMVALHWFGRIVEDLIGSKHLGLIFFEGGLAGGILFMCTAWLVPWLSGADLAYGASAAVMALLLAAATISPNYTIRLLLIGPVSIKYLAAALILIDLIFAGQNSNSGGRVAHLGGALFGYLYIFLLRSGISLDPSQWFGSDADIKVQKKKAKVVHEEKKKFTKPIPKDPSDRLDVLLDKIRQHGLDSLTEAEKKELDQISQSKP, translated from the coding sequence GTGTTTGAAGAATTAGGGAAAGATATAAAATACCAGATCAGAACGGGAGGAATCATTACCCGTCTGATCCTTTTTTGCATTTTGATTTTTTTTCTGCTCAATCTGTTGCGATCATATTATATGATCAGCGATCGCGGTGTTGACACCGGCGACTTCAACCTGTTGCTAAAATATGTGGCCATGTCTTCAGATCCCAAATTTGTGCTGCTGCACCCTTGGGTTTTGATCACCCATCTATTCGTTCACATGGGTTTGTTTCATCTTTTATGGAACATGGTAGCCCTTCATTGGTTTGGAAGAATTGTCGAAGACCTGATCGGAAGCAAACATCTTGGTTTGATTTTTTTCGAAGGAGGCTTGGCCGGAGGTATTCTGTTTATGTGTACCGCCTGGTTGGTTCCATGGTTGTCAGGAGCAGATCTCGCATACGGTGCTTCGGCAGCAGTGATGGCCTTGCTACTTGCAGCTGCTACGATTTCGCCCAATTATACCATACGATTGCTTTTAATCGGACCAGTTTCCATTAAATATCTGGCTGCTGCTTTGATCCTGATTGATTTGATCTTTGCAGGTCAAAACTCCAACAGCGGTGGCCGCGTCGCCCATTTGGGTGGTGCTTTGTTTGGATATTTGTATATTTTTCTTCTGAGAAGCGGAATAAGCCTTGACCCAAGCCAATGGTTTGGATCTGATGCGGACATTAAAGTGCAAAAGAAAAAAGCGAAAGTGGTGCATGAAGAAAAAAAGAAGTTTACCAAACCAATTCCAAAGGATCCTTCCGATCGCCTCGATGTGCTGTTAGATAAAATCCGGCAGCATGGATTGGATTCTTTGACAGAAGCAGAAAAAAAAGAGTTGGATCAAATCAGTCAGTCAAAGCCATGA
- a CDS encoding endonuclease/exonuclease/phosphatase family protein, with the protein MIHFLFSLNIVWGLICLILYLVVGVDPKNFWLFSISSLLIPVSFGINIFFIFIWLFVKWRYGILSLIILLLGYGQLNKFISLNEASDVPKCRTNGFRLMSFNLYGLKNTKDPNEQIQLAKKNQFLGFLRKTEPDVFCVQENNLFADKIITETGLFKYVHYSIKHGAAIYSQHPIMDQGIIDFGKMTNSCVWADIMIEGRRLRVYSTHLESNRISSEVHQLKDNEEEDQEEKLGLIRSMVRKYRRTSVRRAKQADLIEMHASQSEIPVIIAGDFNDTPYSYAYRRLGHNRADSFLERGFGIGTTFVGLIPGLRIDFILADKKGIEFCKHQVLQTPFSDHNPILAEIYSK; encoded by the coding sequence ATGATCCATTTTTTGTTTTCTCTCAACATAGTCTGGGGACTAATCTGTCTGATACTTTATCTGGTGGTGGGAGTGGATCCAAAAAATTTTTGGTTGTTTTCCATTTCCAGTTTATTGATCCCTGTCAGTTTTGGAATCAACATCTTCTTTATTTTTATCTGGTTGTTTGTAAAATGGAGATATGGAATCCTTTCTTTGATTATTTTATTGCTTGGATATGGTCAGCTGAATAAATTTATTTCCCTCAACGAGGCAAGTGATGTTCCAAAATGCAGGACCAATGGATTCAGACTCATGAGTTTTAATTTGTATGGTTTGAAAAATACCAAAGATCCCAATGAACAAATTCAGTTGGCCAAAAAAAACCAGTTTCTGGGTTTTTTAAGGAAAACAGAACCGGATGTTTTTTGCGTCCAGGAAAACAACTTGTTTGCAGATAAGATCATCACAGAAACAGGATTGTTTAAGTACGTGCATTATTCCATCAAACACGGTGCGGCGATTTATTCTCAACACCCGATCATGGATCAGGGTATCATAGACTTTGGAAAAATGACCAATTCCTGTGTCTGGGCGGATATCATGATCGAAGGCAGACGGTTGAGGGTTTACTCCACCCATCTGGAATCCAACAGAATCTCAAGCGAGGTCCATCAACTTAAAGACAATGAAGAAGAAGATCAGGAGGAAAAATTGGGATTGATCAGAAGCATGGTGCGGAAATACAGGAGAACTTCCGTCAGGCGGGCGAAACAAGCAGATCTGATCGAAATGCACGCTTCACAATCCGAAATCCCCGTCATTATCGCGGGTGACTTCAATGATACGCCGTATTCTTATGCCTACCGCAGATTGGGCCACAACAGAGCTGACAGTTTTTTGGAAAGAGGATTTGGAATAGGGACTACTTTTGTGGGTTTAATTCCTGGATTGAGAATCGATTTTATTTTGGCGGATAAGAAAGGAATCGAATTTTGTAAACACCAGGTTTTGCAAACACCATTTTCAGATCACAATCCGATCTTGGCTGAGATTTATTCAAAATAA
- a CDS encoding tetratricopeptide repeat protein: MNTMIQKILHNRNIHLIAVGLISFLLYLNTTANQFVLDDFIVIKNNEFTTKGVRGIPDILRYDSFRGFLKSEQSASAVTGGRYRPFTLVFFATMWELFPDNAMVFHLMNVIFFSLLCLVIYLVLHQLLKLNFPEQARPLAFLTALLFACHPVHTEVVANVKGLDEIFSLLFSLLGFHFILRGIDHNKLSEFFKALILFTVAMFSKENAAHFLLLFPIGILFFRKTTLSQAFKSVWPALTGFALYMAARIAVIGFTLFEKGPMDMMVNPFLKYRGTELIEASTSEKLGMIFYSLLKYLGLLIFPHPLTHDYFPKHIPLIKLQSPIPLLSLLVYMLIVFFVLKFWKTNKIASYSILLFLFPTLFISNLFFPIGTPMGERFIFSSSLGACLLFAFWMLKGINSIKWNTLSFSFLSIILALFSYKTVARNFVWKDNYTLFSTDVKVSSNSAKAHSSLGFDRMSKFRETRDTALASKILDEGILHLERAVAINPRETSCYHYLGNAYYMRRNYLKAIEYYNRYIEFIPNDYDILKNLGVAYREEGRAMALKQNDLETALDHLFKSLQLNQNDARTVESIGIAYGAMEEFDQALNYLHKAADMAPRDAYIVVNLANTYYKKGDRMTATEYMKKAYQIDPKLGNKLSQTQKEFF; encoded by the coding sequence ATGAATACAATGATCCAAAAAATCCTCCACAATCGGAACATCCATCTGATCGCAGTGGGATTGATTTCTTTTTTATTGTATCTGAATACAACAGCCAATCAATTTGTTCTGGATGATTTTATAGTCATCAAAAACAATGAATTTACCACCAAGGGAGTCAGAGGAATCCCTGATATTCTGCGATACGACAGTTTCAGGGGTTTTTTGAAGAGCGAGCAATCTGCATCTGCCGTAACGGGTGGAAGGTACAGGCCATTTACTTTGGTCTTTTTTGCAACGATGTGGGAATTGTTCCCCGACAATGCGATGGTGTTTCACCTAATGAATGTGATTTTCTTTTCCCTTCTGTGTTTGGTCATTTATCTTGTCCTCCATCAATTGTTGAAACTAAATTTTCCGGAACAAGCCAGACCGTTGGCCTTCCTGACTGCTTTGTTGTTTGCATGCCATCCGGTTCACACCGAGGTGGTGGCCAATGTCAAAGGATTGGATGAGATTTTCTCTCTCTTGTTTTCCTTACTCGGTTTTCATTTTATTCTGAGAGGTATTGATCACAACAAATTGTCGGAATTCTTCAAAGCATTGATACTATTTACCGTCGCCATGTTTTCCAAAGAAAATGCGGCTCATTTTCTATTGCTTTTTCCGATCGGAATCTTGTTTTTTAGAAAGACTACATTGTCACAGGCATTCAAATCAGTCTGGCCTGCATTGACAGGATTTGCTTTGTACATGGCGGCAAGGATCGCGGTGATCGGTTTTACTTTGTTTGAAAAAGGACCGATGGATATGATGGTCAATCCATTTTTAAAATACCGCGGCACAGAGTTGATTGAAGCGAGTACTTCTGAAAAATTGGGCATGATTTTCTATTCTCTTTTAAAATACCTGGGTCTTCTGATTTTTCCACATCCCCTGACACATGATTATTTCCCAAAGCACATTCCTTTGATCAAACTCCAGTCTCCCATTCCATTACTTTCTTTGTTGGTTTATATGTTGATTGTTTTCTTTGTTTTGAAATTTTGGAAGACCAATAAAATAGCAAGTTATTCCATCCTTTTGTTTTTATTTCCCACCCTATTCATTAGCAATTTATTTTTTCCGATAGGTACTCCCATGGGAGAGCGTTTTATTTTTAGTTCGTCGTTAGGGGCCTGTCTGTTGTTTGCATTTTGGATGTTAAAGGGTATCAACAGTATCAAGTGGAATACGCTGAGTTTTTCTTTTCTATCGATTATTCTGGCTTTGTTTTCCTATAAGACAGTTGCGAGAAATTTTGTTTGGAAAGACAATTACACACTTTTTTCTACCGACGTCAAAGTATCGTCCAATAGTGCAAAAGCCCATAGTTCTTTGGGATTTGACAGGATGAGTAAGTTCAGGGAAACCAGGGATACCGCCTTGGCTTCAAAAATCTTAGACGAAGGAATACTGCATCTCGAAAGAGCTGTGGCGATCAATCCAAGAGAAACCAGTTGTTATCATTACCTGGGGAACGCTTATTACATGAGAAGAAATTATTTAAAAGCCATTGAATATTACAACCGTTATATTGAGTTTATTCCAAACGATTACGATATTTTGAAAAATCTCGGAGTGGCCTACCGGGAAGAAGGCCGAGCAATGGCTTTAAAACAAAATGATCTTGAAACCGCTTTGGATCATTTGTTCAAATCCTTGCAATTGAACCAAAATGATGCACGCACCGTGGAGTCCATCGGAATCGCATATGGTGCGATGGAAGAATTTGATCAGGCTCTCAATTATTTACACAAAGCAGCGGATATGGCGCCCAGAGACGCTTACATTGTAGTAAATCTGGCCAACACTTATTATAAAAAAGGAGATCGGATGACGGCCACCGAATACATGAAAAAAGCTTATCAAATTGATCCCAAACTTGGCAATAAACTGAGTCAGACCCAGAAAGAGTTTTTTTAA